The nucleotide window GATGGGTTGAGCACGTCGAACTTCACCGAATAGACGAGGCTCTTGCCCGGCGTGCGCTGCACCGTGCCCTTCAGGATCATCAGGTCGGCCACGGAGAGATCGGAAATCTCGTAGAGGTCGATGCCGCTGGTGGAGCGCGCGGAGCGGGAATTGTAGTCCACGGTCATGGCGCCCGTGAGCTTCGCCTTGTCGGCGGGAATCTCTTTCAGCGCCTGGCTCTGCTGGGCCGCGGCGGTGCCCGTGGTGGCGCCGGTCACGACGCCCGCCACCAGAAGGCTCGCCGCGCACGCGAGAGTGGCCGGCACGATGCGTATGGTCATAGGTCTCATCCCCTCGTCGAACCGCGGCCCGAACTGCCCGGCCCTTCGCGGGGCGCACAGTGGCGAAGCATTCCTGAACGGGAGATGACGGAAGGTCAGAGAACCGGCAGGGAACGAGGCGCGCCGATCACAGCAGCCCCAGCTCGCGCAGCTCTCGGGCGAGGCCCTCGGGCAACGCCCCGCCATCCTCAGGCTGGGCGAGGTCTCGCGGCGCCTCGCTCGCCTTCAGGTAGCGCCAGCCCTGGAACGGCCGCGATGGACGCGGCTCCACCGGCACCACCTGCGGGTCGAGCACGAGGCCGCAGCGGCGCACCCCGTCGCCGTCCACGAACGGGCGGAGGTCGAGGAGGCGCTGGCGCGCCGCCACCTCGCCCTTGATGACCCAATAGAGCGCGCCGCCGTCCAGCAGTTCCTCGCGCCGGGTCGGTACCATGCGGGTCACATGGATCTGCTCGAACGGCTGGCCCGCCTTGCGCGCCGCCTCGGCCCGCTGGGCGATCCAGTCTTCGAGGTCGGCGATGGAGGTCGCGCCCACGCACAGCTTGATGAGATGGAGCGTCATGGCCGCCTATGTACCGGCTCGGCCTATTCGTCGCCAGCCGGCTCGACGGCATCCGGCGCCGGTGCGGCGGGCGCCGCCTGCGGGCGCGGACGGGGCGGGGTGGCGGGACGGGCAGCAGGCGGGGCGGCGGCAGGCGCTGCAGCCGGGCGCGACGGCCGCGACGGGGGAAGCGGGGTCGGGCTGGCCGGGGTTGCGGCGGGCGCGGGAGGGGCAGGCGCGTCCTCCACCGGCAGGTTGGCCACCGGCGGGCGCTCCTGAGGCGTGCGATCCTGGGGCGTTCCTGAACCGCCCGTCCCGTTGTCGTGGGGAACGACGGCGAAGCCGAACGGTCCGGTGCGCACCGGCGGGGCAGGATTGAGAGTGCCGCGGTTGCGGGCGTTGCGCTCCCAGATGGGGGCATATTTGGCGACCAGCGACTGGTAGCGGCCCTCGGTCATGTTGGCGACCACGCGGGTGCTGTCCCCCAGCACGACCGCCGGCGGGCAGAACGAGGGGGTGCAGCCGAATTCCTCCGCCAGCACCGCCGCGGTGAAGCCGAACGGGTCCAGCTCCAGCGGCCGGCGCCAGGTCATGACGCGGGCGGACAAGCCCGGCACGTCGGCCTTGCGCAGGATGTCGGTGGCGTCCTCCACCAAGGCGATGCGCTCACGCACCAGCCCGCGCGCGGCGGAGACCGAATCCGGCCGCTCGAACAGCACCGCCTCGCACGCGACGGCAAGGCTTGTATCGGCCGTGAGGCAGCCGAGCGCCGGGGTCTGTGCCGCGGCGGAATCGAGGGTGGCGGCGCGCTGCTCCAGCGCCTGCGCCTGCCCGCCCGCAGCGGTGCCGGTGATGGCGCGCACCACCGCGCCACCAACGGCGAGGCCACCGGCCAGCATGCCGAGCAGCACCAGAATGGTCACCGGATGGTCGTTCGGCTCGGAGCGCGCGAACAGCAGCACCACGAAGACAACGCCGGCCACAGCCGCAGCGACGGCGACCCAGCCGGGAACGGCAAAGCTCGCGTTCAGCACGCCCAGAAGCTGATCGACCCACTGCATCCGGCGTCCTCCATCCGCATTCCTCGGACTGCCGGTTCCTCACCGGCACGACCGTTCGTCCGGGGCGGCGGGCGCCACCCCGGCGACGGGCGCGGATCATCGGCCCGCGCGCCCGTCAAGGCAACGCGCGGACGGCATCCACGCTCTCTATGGTAAAGCCTTTGGGCGATCCGCCGGCGACGGCGGAAAGGTGGGGCTTAGCCCACCCGCATCACGGCCTGCTCAAAGCCGCCGAACAGATAGACCACCGCAACCGCGACCAGAAAAACGGCGAAAGCGGTACGCGCGACGCCCCAGCAGGAGCGGCGATGGGAATAGCCTTGGCTCAGATTCATGATGGGATCATTGATCTCTTCACGTGCCCCCGCGGCACGCGGTGCGTTGCGCACTGCACAATGATTAAAGTTTTGTGAACGTCCGGACAAGGGGGTGCGAATGGTTCGCAGGGTTGTCCAGAGCGCATGGGAGAGCGTCGTCGCGGAGCGCTGCCGAGGCGTGTGTTTCCGCCCGTTCCCGCCATGCGCTTCGATGGCCGCTGCCGGCCAAAATGCTCTATGAAGGCGGCCATGAGCACCGATTCCCGCCGCGACGCGGCCGCGCCCACCACCCTGCCTGACGACCTCTCCACCGAGGCGGCGCTGCTGCGCCTCACCGCCGCGTGCGGTCCGGGCAAGTCCATCAGCCCCATGGATGCGGCACAGGCGCTTATGACCGAAGCCGAATGGCAGCGCGCCCTGCCGGTGGTGCGCCGTGTCGCCGTGCGCATGGCGCAGGAAGGTCGCCTGCTCATCTATCGCAAGGGCAAGCCCATCGACCCCGCCGAGCTGCGCGGCGTCTACCGCATCGGCGCCCCGCGCGACGAGTAGGCTACGGCGCCGGCAACAGGGCGCTGGTCTTGCCCGACAGGTAATAGGCCACGAGGCCGATCCATTCCCGGGTCGCCACGTCGGTCTTGTCGAGGCCGTCGGCGGCGCGGGAGAAGGGCTGGTCGAGCCGGTCCGGAGCCGCGGTCTGGAAATCCACCGGATAGGGCACCACGTCGAACCCCACCTTGCGGAAGCAGCCCACCGCGCGCGGCATGTGCCAGGCGCTGGTGACCAGAAGCCAGCGCTCGCCCGGCTTGGGCTTGAGCAGCGCCTTGGCGAATTCGGCATTCTCGGCGGTGTTGCGCGACTTGCCCTCGAACTCCACCCGCGCCTCGGGAATGCCGAGGTCGGGCAGGCTCATGCGGATCATCTGCGCCTCGACGGCGTCGCCGTTGGGAAACAGCAGCCCGCTGCCGCCCACGAAGGCGAGCCGCGCCTGCGGATAGCGCCGCGACAGCGCCGCGAAGGCGATGGGGCGCTCCCCGGCCTCGCCGAAGCTGGGCAAGCCGCGCACATTGCCGATTTCCGGCTTCTCAGAACCGCCCAGCATGATGATGCCGGTGACGGGAGTGCCGTCGTCCTTGAACTGCGGGAAGCGCTCCTCAAGCGGGGAGAGCATGTACAGCGCCACCGGCGAGAACCCGAACACCAGCCAGCCGGCCACCGCCGTCAGGATCAGGCCCGTGCCCAGCCGCCTGCGGCGGAACCCGAGCAGCACCAGCCCCACCACCGCGAGGCTGACCAGCAGGTTAGAGGGCGTCGCGAAGAACCACAGCACCTTGGACGCCGTGAAGAAGGAATCCATGGGCGCTCCGAAGGCTCCGTTGAAACAAGGGGTCTTGTGAAACGAGGGGCGCGCGGAACCGGGTTCAGGCCAGTTCCACCACCTTGCCTTCCCGAAGGGTGACGCGGCGGTCCATGCGGGACGCCAATTCCAGATTGTGGGTGGCGATGAGCGCCGCCACGCCGGTGGCGCGCACCAGCTCGGTGAGCGCCCCGAAGACGTGGTCGGAGGTCTTGGGGTCGAGATTGCCGGTGGGCTCGTCCGCCAGGAGCAGGCGCGGGGCGTTGGCGAGCGCGCGGGCGATGGCCACGCGCTGCTGCTCGCCGCCCGACAGCTCGGACGGGCGATGCACGAGGCGCGCCCCGAGGCCGAGATAGGAGAGCATCTCCTTGGACCGCGCCTCGGCCTCCTTGCGGGAGAGGCCGCGGATCATCTGCGGCATGGCCACATTCTCCAGCGCCGTGAACTCGGGCAGGAGATGGTGGAACTGGTAGATGAAGCCGATGGAAAGCCGGCGGATCCGGGTGCGCTCCGCATCGGGGAGGCGCGCGGTGGGCGTGCCGTCGATGAACACTTCGCCTGCGTCCGAGTGCTCCAGAAGCCCGGCAATGTGCAGCAGGGTGGACTTGCCGGAGCCGGAGGGCGCCACCAGCGCCACCGACTGGCCGTGGGAAATGGCGAAGTCCGCCCCGCGCAGGACATCGATGGTCCCGGCGCCCTGGGGATAGCGCCGCACCACGCCGGTGAGCGCCAGCGCCAGCGGCGGGCGTCCGCCCTGCCGGCCCGGTTGTCCCTCGGGCCGTCCATTGGGATTTGCGCGCTGATCCATCACTCGTATCTCAGGGCTTCCACCGGATCGAGCCGGGCGGCCCGCCAGGACGGATACAGGGTGGCGAGGAAGGACAGCACCATGGCCATCACCACCACGGATGTGGTCTCGCCGAAATTCATCTCAGCCGGCAGGCGGCTCAGATAGTACAGCTCCGGCGAGAACAGCTCGGTGGCGGTGAGCCAGGAGATGAACTGGCGGATGCTCTCGATGTTGAGGCAGACGATCACGCCCAGGAGCAGCCCGGAGAGGGTGCCCACCACGCCGATGGCGGCGCCAGTGATGAAGAACACCCGCATGATGGCGCCCTGCGTCGCCCCCATGGTGCGCAGGATGGCGATGTCGTGGCCCTTGTCCTTCACGAGCATGATGAGACCGGACACGATGTTCAGCGCCGCCACCAGAACGATGAGGGTGAGGATGAGGAACATGACGTTCCGCTCCACCTGCAGCGCGTTGAAGAAGGTTGCGTTGCGCACCCGCCAGTCCACCAGATACACGGGCCGCTCCGCCGCGCTCTGGATGGCGCCGCGCAGTTCACCCACGTCGTCGGGATTGTTGAGGTAGACCTCGATGGCGTTCACGTCGGCGTTGCGGTTGAAATAGGCCTGCGCCTCGGCCAGCGGCATGAAGACGAAGGCGCTATCGTATTCCGACATGCCCACCTCGAACACCGCCGCCACCTTGTAAACCTTGATGCGCGGCGAGGTGCCCATGGGCGTCACCGCCCCGCGCGGCGCCACCAAGGTGAGGTTGTCGCCCGCGTGCAGGGAGAGCTGGTCGGCGAGGCGCTTGCCGATGGCGATGCCCTGGCCCTGGTCGAAATTCTCCAGCGTGCCCTGGCGGATATTGTGGGCCACCGAGGGCAGCTCCCGCAGGTCCTTTTCCGCAAGGCCCCGCACCAGCACGCCCGAGGCACCGAACGGCGAGGACGCCAGCGCCTGCCCCTCCACCAGCGGCACCGCGAGGCGGATGCCGTTGAGCTTGGCGATGCGGTCCGCCACCGCCGCGTAATCGGTGAGCGGGCTTTCCAGCGGCTGCACCAGCACATGGCCGTTGAGGCCGAGGATCTTGCCGAGCAGTTCCTGCCGGAACCCGTTCATCACCGCCATCACGATGATGAGGGTCGCCACCCCCAGCATGATGCCGAGGAAGGAGAAGCCGGCGATGACCGAGATGAAGCCTTCCTTGCGCCGGGCCCTCAGATACCGCAGCGACAGCATCCACTCGAATGCCGAGAAGGGGCGCGTGCCGGTGGCCTCACCGTCGCCTTTGCCGGCCTTCGGGCCGCCTTTGGCGCCCTTGGTCCCGCCCCTTGCCGCCGTGGACCCGGTGACGCTCATGCCTTCAGCCTCTCCAGGATGTCGCCGGGCGCGATCAGCTCACGGGAGCCATCCACGCGGCGCTTCAGTTCCACCTTGCCGTCGGCCAGGCCCTTCGGCCCGACCAGGATCTGCCACGGCAAGCCGATGAGATCGGCGGTGGCGAACTTCGCGCCCGCCCGCTCCTCGGTGTCGTCGTACAGCACGTCATAGCCCGCGGCGGTCAATTCCGCGTAAAGCTTTTCACAGGCGGCGCCGGTGGTGCTGTCGCCGGCCTTCAGATTCAGGATGCCGACCTGGAAGGGCGCCACCGCATCCGGCCAGATGATGCCGTTGTCGTCGTGGCTGGCCTCGATCATGGCGGCGACGAGGCGCGAGGGGCCGATGCCGTAGGAGCCCATGTGGATGGTGTGCTCGGCCCCGTCCGCGCCCAGCACCTTGGCGCCGAAGGGCTCGGAATATTTGGTGCCGAAATAGAAAATGTGACCCACCTCGATGCCTCGCGCCGCCATGCGGCTGGCTTCGGGGATGGCGGCAAAGGCCGCCTCGTCGTGCTTCTCGGAGGTGGCGGCATAAAGCTCGGTCCAGCGGTCGAACACCGACTGGAGGCCGGCCGCATCGTCGAAGTTCACATCCGCGGAGGGCGGCGCCATCTCCAGATAGTCGCCATGGCAGAACACCTCGCTCTCCCCTGTGGAGGCGAGGATGATGAATTCGTGGGACAGGTTGCCGCCGATGGGACCGGTGTCCGCCACCATGGGAATCGCTTTCAGCCCCATCCTTGCGAAGGTGCGCAGATAAGCGACGAACATCTTGTTGTAGGAATGGCGGGCGCCGGCCGCATCGAGATCGAAGGAATAGGCATCCTTCATCAGGAACTCGCGCGAGCGGTAGACGCCGAACCGCGGGCGCACCTCGTCCCGGAACTTCCACTGGATGTGGTAGAGGTTGAGCGGCAACGCCTTGTACGACTTCACATAGGCCCGGACGATCTCGGTGATCATCTCCTCGTTGGTGGGGCCGAACAGCATCTCGCGCTCGTGGCGGTCCTTGATGCGCAGCATCTCCTTGCCGTAGTCGTCGTAGCGCCCGCTCTCGCGCCACAGGTCCGCCGACTGGATGGTGGGCATCAGCATCTCGATGGCGCCGGAGCGATTCTGCTCCTCGCGGATGATGTTGCACACCTTGTTGAGGACCCGCAGGCCGAACGGCAGCCACGCATAGATGCCGGCCGATTCCTGGCGGATCATGCCGGCGCGCAGCATCAGGCGGTGCGAGACGATCTCCGCCTCCTTGGGCACTTCACGCAGGATGGGGAGAAAATAGCGGGACAGGCGCATCGGGCGGGCTCTGGATCTCAAACCTGGGAACGAAGTCGGCGCGAGTGAAAGCGGAAGGGGAGCCAAAACACAAGAGCAAGCGGCCGGCGATGGTGCCGCGCGGGCGACTTCCGCAACAGCGGCACGCGGGAAGAGGCGGCGCGCGAGCGCAGCGGCCTCCGGCCTGTGGCCATCTCCATAGTGCGCGATCGCTTTCCGTAGTCCTTATTCCGTTACGGGACCCTGTTGAAACCGGCGAATGGAGGTAGCCATGCGCCGTTGGCATGCCGTACGCGCCACTCCAGAGCCATATTGCATTGCAGCGAACGCCTTATTGCGCTGCAAGGATGACAAACGACAGAATCTTGTTCTATTTTGACCTCGCACAAGAAAGGGGATCGTCACCGGCCGGCCAGATGGACGGTGAACGCGGTCCGGGTCTCGGGAGGAATCGAAGAAAAGCCGACCGAAGGCCGCCTGTTGGTGGATGCCACTCGATGGTGACACGACTTGGCGCATACGGAATTGGCATAGCGGCTTGGCCGCGCGGCTTTGAAAGCGGACTAAGATCCGCAGGCAGCGCAGGGCGCCGTGGATTGAACAAGGCGAGGCCACCAGGCCTCGCCTTTTTCTTTTGGGGGGTTGGCGCCGCGATCGGTCCTGTCCCGAGTCGCCCCCTCCCCCAGCCCTCAATAATTCGCCCAGAGCCCCGGGCTGGCGATCTCGGCGAGGTTGCCGTCCGGATCGCGGAAATAGAGGCTGGTGGCCCCCCTGGGCCAATGCACCTCCCCCTCGATGGCGACGCCATGGGCCGCAAGGTGCGCGCGCCACGGCTCGATGTCGTCCGCCGCCACGGCGAAGGCGAAGTGCAGGCGGCCGGCGCCGTCATGGGGCGGAATGGCGCCGCCGAACGGCAGCGCTATGGCTTCGTCCGCCGTGCCGCGCTTGAACAGCAGCAGCACCGTGTCGCCCACCGGATAGGCGGCGAAGCGGGCGTCGGAGAGCATGGGCTTCAGACCCAGCACGCCCTCGTAGAAGGCGGTGGCGCGCGGCAGGTCGTCCACGTAAAGACCGGTTTCCACCACCCGGCCGAGCGGGGGCGGAGCTTTGGAAGCGCCGCCGCTCATGTTACTTGACCTCGGCGGCCCTGGGCTGCCCCCAAGGCCTTGAGATGTTTCGCTCACGCGCCGCGCGGGCTTGGCCGATCGCGCCGGCTTGGCCGATGGCCGATGAGCAGGCCTCATCGCCCATCGTCATCTCACCACAGGTTGAGGGTGGCGCGGGCTTCTTCCGACATGCGGCCCTGGTCCCACGGCGGATCGAAGGTGATGTCCACCTTCACGTCGGAAATGCCCGGCACTGACGCCACGGCGCTTTCCACCATGCCCGGCAGCTCGGCGGCGGCGGGGCAGTTGGGGGTGGTCAGGGTCATTTCCACGGCCACGGTACGGTCGTCGGCGATGTCCACCTTGTAGATCAGGCCCAGCTCGTAGATGTCCACGGGGATTTCCGGGTCATAGACGGTCTTCAGCGCG belongs to Xanthobacter autotrophicus Py2 and includes:
- a CDS encoding prolyl-tRNA synthetase (TIGRFAM: prolyl-tRNA synthetase~PFAM: tRNA synthetase class II (G H P and S); Anticodon-binding domain protein~KEGG: sme:SMc01934 prolyl-tRNA synthetase): MRLSRYFLPILREVPKEAEIVSHRLMLRAGMIRQESAGIYAWLPFGLRVLNKVCNIIREEQNRSGAIEMLMPTIQSADLWRESGRYDDYGKEMLRIKDRHEREMLFGPTNEEMITEIVRAYVKSYKALPLNLYHIQWKFRDEVRPRFGVYRSREFLMKDAYSFDLDAAGARHSYNKMFVAYLRTFARMGLKAIPMVADTGPIGGNLSHEFIILASTGESEVFCHGDYLEMAPPSADVNFDDAAGLQSVFDRWTELYAATSEKHDEAAFAAIPEASRMAARGIEVGHIFYFGTKYSEPFGAKVLGADGAEHTIHMGSYGIGPSRLVAAMIEASHDDNGIIWPDAVAPFQVGILNLKAGDSTTGAACEKLYAELTAAGYDVLYDDTEERAGAKFATADLIGLPWQILVGPKGLADGKVELKRRVDGSRELIAPGDILERLKA
- a CDS encoding conserved hypothetical protein (KEGG: rpa:RPA3157 hypothetical protein) — its product is MQWVDQLLGVLNASFAVPGWVAVAAAVAGVVFVVLLFARSEPNDHPVTILVLLGMLAGGLAVGGAVVRAITGTAAGGQAQALEQRAATLDSAAAQTPALGCLTADTSLAVACEAVLFERPDSVSAARGLVRERIALVEDATDILRKADVPGLSARVMTWRRPLELDPFGFTAAVLAEEFGCTPSFCPPAVVLGDSTRVVANMTEGRYQSLVAKYAPIWERNARNRGTLNPAPPVRTGPFGFAVVPHDNGTGGSGTPQDRTPQERPPVANLPVEDAPAPPAPAATPASPTPLPPSRPSRPAAAPAAAPPAARPATPPRPRPQAAPAAPAPDAVEPAGDE
- a CDS encoding hypothetical protein (KEGG: rpb:RPB_2383 hypothetical protein), whose protein sequence is MRFDGRCRPKCSMKAAMSTDSRRDAAAPTTLPDDLSTEAALLRLTAACGPGKSISPMDAAQALMTEAEWQRALPVVRRVAVRMAQEGRLLIYRKGKPIDPAELRGVYRIGAPRDE
- a CDS encoding Glyoxalase/bleomycin resistance protein/dioxygenase (PFAM: Glyoxalase/bleomycin resistance protein/dioxygenase~KEGG: rpe:RPE_1272 glyoxalase/bleomycin resistance protein/dioxygenase), which codes for MSGGASKAPPPLGRVVETGLYVDDLPRATAFYEGVLGLKPMLSDARFAAYPVGDTVLLLFKRGTADEAIALPFGGAIPPHDGAGRLHFAFAVAADDIEPWRAHLAAHGVAIEGEVHWPRGATSLYFRDPDGNLAEIASPGLWANY
- a CDS encoding FeS assembly SUF system protein (TIGRFAM: FeS assembly SUF system protein~PFAM: protein of unknown function DUF59~KEGG: rpe:RPE_2963 protein of unknown function DUF59); translated protein: MTETKTTEQANAPQIKSSIAEAELERLTDSIVSALKTVYDPEIPVDIYELGLIYKVDIADDRTVAVEMTLTTPNCPAAAELPGMVESAVASVPGISDVKVDITFDPPWDQGRMSEEARATLNLW
- a CDS encoding conserved hypothetical protein (PFAM: conserved hypothetical protein~KEGG: bra:BRADO4555 hypothetical protein), producing MTLHLIKLCVGATSIADLEDWIAQRAEAARKAGQPFEQIHVTRMVPTRREELLDGGALYWVIKGEVAARQRLLDLRPFVDGDGVRRCGLVLDPQVVPVEPRPSRPFQGWRYLKASEAPRDLAQPEDGGALPEGLARELRELGLL
- a CDS encoding ABC transporter related (PFAM: ABC transporter related~SMART: AAA ATPase~KEGG: rpa:RPA2926 ATP-binding protein of ABC transporter, possibly involved in lipoprotein release), with translation MDQRANPNGRPEGQPGRQGGRPPLALALTGVVRRYPQGAGTIDVLRGADFAISHGQSVALVAPSGSGKSTLLHIAGLLEHSDAGEVFIDGTPTARLPDAERTRIRRLSIGFIYQFHHLLPEFTALENVAMPQMIRGLSRKEAEARSKEMLSYLGLGARLVHRPSELSGGEQQRVAIARALANAPRLLLADEPTGNLDPKTSDHVFGALTELVRATGVAALIATHNLELASRMDRRVTLREGKVVELA
- a CDS encoding protein of unknown function DUF218 (PFAM: protein of unknown function DUF218~KEGG: rpc:RPC_3338 protein of unknown function DUF218), translating into MDSFFTASKVLWFFATPSNLLVSLAVVGLVLLGFRRRRLGTGLILTAVAGWLVFGFSPVALYMLSPLEERFPQFKDDGTPVTGIIMLGGSEKPEIGNVRGLPSFGEAGERPIAFAALSRRYPQARLAFVGGSGLLFPNGDAVEAQMIRMSLPDLGIPEARVEFEGKSRNTAENAEFAKALLKPKPGERWLLVTSAWHMPRAVGCFRKVGFDVVPYPVDFQTAAPDRLDQPFSRAADGLDKTDVATREWIGLVAYYLSGKTSALLPAP
- a CDS encoding lipoprotein releasing system, transmembrane protein, LolC/E family (TIGRFAM: lipoprotein releasing system, transmembrane protein, LolC/E family~PFAM: protein of unknown function DUF214~KEGG: rpe:RPE_2545 lipoprotein releasing system, transmembrane protein, LolC/E family), which translates into the protein MSVTGSTAARGGTKGAKGGPKAGKGDGEATGTRPFSAFEWMLSLRYLRARRKEGFISVIAGFSFLGIMLGVATLIIVMAVMNGFRQELLGKILGLNGHVLVQPLESPLTDYAAVADRIAKLNGIRLAVPLVEGQALASSPFGASGVLVRGLAEKDLRELPSVAHNIRQGTLENFDQGQGIAIGKRLADQLSLHAGDNLTLVAPRGAVTPMGTSPRIKVYKVAAVFEVGMSEYDSAFVFMPLAEAQAYFNRNADVNAIEVYLNNPDDVGELRGAIQSAAERPVYLVDWRVRNATFFNALQVERNVMFLILTLIVLVAALNIVSGLIMLVKDKGHDIAILRTMGATQGAIMRVFFITGAAIGVVGTLSGLLLGVIVCLNIESIRQFISWLTATELFSPELYYLSRLPAEMNFGETTSVVVMAMVLSFLATLYPSWRAARLDPVEALRYE